The region CGACGGCGGTGACCAGCACTGCCCCCACCACCAGGCCGAGCGCCTGTGGGATGCCGATCCAGCCGGAGACACCACCGCGTTGGGCCACCGGCACCCGGTCCGGTACGGCGGCGGTGAGGGTGGCCAGCATCGCGTTGAAGCACAGTTGCGCGGCGATCCAGGCGATCGTCACGCCGAGGATGGTGCGCTGCTGGGCGAGCAGTAACAGGGACGCCGCCCCGAGCACCGCGCCGCCCAGGGTCCAGACGTGTCGTCGGCCGAATTCGCGGCCACCGAGCCGTAGGCAGGTCCGGTCGGAGAGCGCCCCGGCGAGCGGGTTGGCGATGACCGCGGCCAGCGCACCGAGCCCGGTGACGATGGCGAGCATCGTCTCCTTGTCGGTCGGTGTGATCAGCTCCACCTGCTGGGGGAGCAGCACCTGGATGGGGGTGAAGAACGCCATCCAGACGCCGAGGTTGGCGCTGAAGATCAACGCGATCCAGCCTCGGCGTACCGGGACGGTTGGCTCGGCGAGGGCGGTGGGCAGCGTCGCCGCCCTCGCCGGGTCGAGCAGGGATGACTCCGGCTCGAGCAGGGATGACTCCGGCTCGGGCCGGGATGACTTCGGGTCGGGCCGGGATGACTCCGGCTCGGGCCGCGACGCGGCCGGGTCCACGGCGGTCATGGTCGGCGCGCGATCAGGTCGCGGTACCAGGCGTACGAGGACTTGGGGGTGCGCGCCTGCGTGTCGAAGTCGACGTGGACCAGTCCGAAACGCTTGGTGAACCCTTCGGCCCATTCGAGGTTGTCCAGCAGGGACCAGACGAAGTACCCGCGCACGTCGACCCCCTCGTCCAGCGCCTTCCGTACCGCGCCCAGGTGTCCGGCCAGGTAGGCGATCCGGTCCGGGTCGTCGCACCGGCCGTCGGGGGTGAGTACGTCGTCGTACGCGCAGCCGTTCTCGGTGACGTGGATCGGGGGCAACTTCGTGCCGTAGCGCTGCCGGAGCGAGGTGAGCAGGCCGTGCAGCCCGTCCGGGGCGACCGGCCAGTCGAAGCTGGTGGTCGGGTAGCCGTCCAGCGGCACCAGGTCGAATGGCAGTGGGCTGTCCTCTTCCGGGGCCCGTACGCCGGTGGGGTTGTAGTAGTTGACGCCGAGGTAGTCGATGGGCGTGGCGATCACGTCGAGGTCGCCGTCGCGTACCACCGGCCCGTCGAGCCCGTCGAGCCCGTCGAGCCCGTCGAGCCCGTCGAGCCCGTCGAGCCCGGCCGACTGGGCCGCCCCCGTGGCCGTGGTCATCGGCAGTTCCGCCGGGTAGCCCCGGCCGAGGAGCGGGTCGGTGAAGAGGCGGTTGTGCAGTGCGTCGTACGCCGTGCCGGCGGCCCGGTCGGCGTCGGTGTCGCCGCGCAGCCACACCGGTGAGTAGTTGTTGGCGATGGCGATCGGGCTGGTGCTGCGGGCGCGGATCGCCGCGACGGCCAGCCCGTGGCCGAGCAGTTGGTGGTGGGCGACCGGGAATGCGTCGAAGAGCAGCATCCGGCCGGGGGCGTGTACGCCCATGCCGTAGCCGTGGGTCATGTGCACGAACGGTTCGTTGAGGGTGATCCAGAGTTTGACGCGGTCGCCGAGCCGGTCGGCGACCAGCCCGGCGTAGTCGGCGAACCGGTGGGCGGTGTCCCGGTTCAGCCAGCCGCCCCGGTCCTCCAGTGCCTGCGGCAGGTCCCAGTGGAAGAGCGTGGCGACCGGGTCGATGCCGGTTTCGAGCAGGCTGTCCACCAGCCGGTCGTAGAAGGCGAGGCCGAGGGGGTTGGCCGGGCCGGTGCCGTCGGGCTGGATCCGGGGCCAGGCGATGGAGAACCGGTACGCGGTGACGCCCAGCCCGGCCATGAGCGCGACGTCCTCGGGATAGCGGTGGTAGTGGTCGCAGGCGACGTCGCCGGTCGTACCGTCGACCACCCGACCTGGCTCGTGGGTGAAGGTGTCCCAGATGGACGTGCCGCGACCGTCCTCGGTGGTGGCACCCTCGATCTGGTACGCCGCCGTGGACACGCCCCAGGTGAATCCGGCCGGAAAGTGCAGTGGCGTCGCCTCGGTCATCGACCCTCCTCGTAACGTGAAATGTGTTCGGACTCTATTCGTCCGGCGTGTCGATGGGAACCCTTCCCGTTCTGTCCGAAATTGCGCATAGAGTGCCGATATTGAGAAATGTCCTTCATGGAGGCAGCGAAGATGATTCTCGTTGAGCGCAGCGGGCGCGTCGGGGTGCCGATCGAATCGGTCTGGGAGGTGGTCCAGCAGGCCGAACAGCTGCCGTCCTGGCTGGCCGGGGTACGCCAGGCCGAGGTGCTCTCCGGCGAGGGTTACGGCCGACGGCAGCGGGTCCAGGCCCGCCGGGGTGCGTCCGGCGAGGCCGAGGTGATCGCGTACCAGGAGCCGACCCTGATCGGCTGGCGGGAGCGGGCCAAGGGTGCCGGAGCGCGGGCCGAGGCCCGCACCGAGGTGTACGTCCAACTGGCGGCCGACGGCGACGAAACCGGCGTACGCCTGATCGTGGTGCGCTGGCCCGCCGGCCCGGTCAGCAAGGCGTTGCTACGCCTGGGAGTGCGCCGGGTCGGTGCCGGGCTGGAGGGCTCCCTGGCCCGGCTGACCGAACTGCTCATGCCGGCCGAGGTCGGTGCCCGACCGGCCGGCGACCCGGGCGTTCTGGTTGGCGCGACCGTTGGCGGCCCGAGCATGGCCGGCGCGGACCTGGGTGACCAGTCGGCCATCGAGGAGCGGCGGGCTCCGGTTGGGGAGACCCGGCTCGACGACCTGCTCCGCGGCCCGGCCGACGAATCGGCCGACGAAGAAGCTGGGGTCGGTGGTCACCGGGCGGCGGCCAGAGTTGTGGCCAGTGCGAAGGCGAAGTGCTGAACCAGACCCGGGGGGCGCGAGACCTGGGGGCGGCAAAGGTCAGGGGCGGGCGATGACGGAAACTACCGTCACCACCCGCCCCTTACCGACGGAACCGAGTCCGCCTACGAGTCGCCGCCGGTCTCGCCGACCGGGGCCGCCGTCACGTCGTCGATCGCGTACTTCTTGGCCGCCTCGGCCGGCACGTTCGCCGGCACCGTCCCGCGCAGCGCCAGCTGACGCAGCGTCGCCACGGTGATCGACTCGGCGTCGACCCGGAAGTGCCGGCGCAGCGCGTGCCGGGTGTCCGACATGCCGAAGCCGTCGGTGCCCAGTGACGTGTAGTCACCCGGGACCCAGCGGGCGATCAGGTCCGGCACCGCCCGCATCCAGTCGCTGACCGCGACCTTCGGGCCCTCCGCGTCGGCCAGCTTGCGCTGGACGTACGGCACCCGTAGCTCGTCGCCCGGGTTCAGCAGGTTGTACTCCTCGCACTC is a window of Micromonospora polyrhachis DNA encoding:
- a CDS encoding glycoside hydrolase family 1 protein is translated as MTEATPLHFPAGFTWGVSTAAYQIEGATTEDGRGTSIWDTFTHEPGRVVDGTTGDVACDHYHRYPEDVALMAGLGVTAYRFSIAWPRIQPDGTGPANPLGLAFYDRLVDSLLETGIDPVATLFHWDLPQALEDRGGWLNRDTAHRFADYAGLVADRLGDRVKLWITLNEPFVHMTHGYGMGVHAPGRMLLFDAFPVAHHQLLGHGLAVAAIRARSTSPIAIANNYSPVWLRGDTDADRAAGTAYDALHNRLFTDPLLGRGYPAELPMTTATGAAQSAGLDGLDGLDGLDGLDGLDGPVVRDGDLDVIATPIDYLGVNYYNPTGVRAPEEDSPLPFDLVPLDGYPTTSFDWPVAPDGLHGLLTSLRQRYGTKLPPIHVTENGCAYDDVLTPDGRCDDPDRIAYLAGHLGAVRKALDEGVDVRGYFVWSLLDNLEWAEGFTKRFGLVHVDFDTQARTPKSSYAWYRDLIARRP